A window from Culex pipiens pallens isolate TS chromosome 3, TS_CPP_V2, whole genome shotgun sequence encodes these proteins:
- the LOC120427018 gene encoding UPF0235 protein C15orf40 homolog, with protein sequence MNRVCLFTVVRLTVNAGSSSSRTMSGKSKGSSSKGSSKTAKDKGAAATTAAVVQGPVFVEPKSGNVLIKILAKPGSKFNGITGIEDEGVGVQIAAPPIDGEANTELVKYLAKLLDLRKSDVSLDRGSKSRQKTIVLEKGCRTPDQVLEVFRREATQNT encoded by the exons ATGAATCGCGTTTGTTTGTTTACGGTCGTGCGATTAACGGTGAACGCcggcagcagtagcagcagaaCCATGTCCGGTAAATCGAAAGGTTCGTCGTCCAAGGGAAGTAGCAAAACAGCAAAGGACAAGGGAGCGGCGGCGACGACAGCGGCCGTTGTGCAGGGACCGGTTTTCGTTGAACCCAAGTCTGGAAACGTACTCATCAAGATACTGGCCAAGCCGGGCTCCAAATTCAACGGAATTACCGGCATCGAGGACGAAGGCGTTGGAGTTCAAATTG CTGCTCCCCCCATCGACGGCGAGGCCAACACCGAGCTGGTCAAGTACCTGGCCAAGCTGCTCGATCTGCGCAAGAGCGACGTCAGCCTGGACCGAGGCTCCAAGTCGCGCCAGAAGACGATCGTGCTGGAGAAGGGGTGCCGCACGCCGGACCAGGTGCTGGAGGTATTTCGAAGAGAAGCGACGCAAAACACGTAa